From the Chloroflexus aurantiacus J-10-fl genome, one window contains:
- a CDS encoding YggS family pyridoxal phosphate-dependent enzyme, with translation MTEALRQRLAIVREQIAAAAAAAGRQADEVQLIAVSKTHPPEVVAAAVAAGVSDIGENRVQEAQHKIAALHSLQPRPRWHLIGHLQRNKAKVAVELFDLIHSVDSVRLAETLDRHARERDRRLPILLQVNVSGEASKEGFVVVDGIKNTTAYSAFLRDVEAILQLPALEIRGLMTIAPIVEHPDLARPYFATLRELRDDLVRRYPQTNWRELSMGMSDDLTAAIAEGATMVRIGRAIFGERTGKMV, from the coding sequence ATGACTGAGGCGCTTCGTCAACGACTGGCCATTGTCCGTGAGCAGATTGCAGCAGCCGCTGCCGCCGCCGGACGGCAAGCTGACGAGGTACAGTTGATTGCGGTGAGTAAGACCCATCCACCGGAAGTGGTGGCAGCAGCGGTAGCCGCCGGCGTCAGCGATATTGGCGAAAATCGTGTGCAAGAAGCTCAACATAAAATCGCGGCGTTACACTCTCTGCAACCACGGCCGCGCTGGCATCTGATTGGCCATCTTCAGCGTAATAAGGCTAAAGTCGCGGTTGAATTGTTCGATCTCATCCATTCTGTTGATAGTGTACGACTGGCAGAAACGCTGGATCGGCATGCACGTGAGCGGGATCGGCGATTGCCGATTCTGCTCCAGGTGAATGTGAGTGGCGAGGCGAGTAAAGAGGGTTTTGTGGTCGTGGATGGGATTAAAAATACGACAGCTTATAGCGCATTCTTGCGCGATGTAGAGGCTATTCTGCAACTGCCGGCCCTTGAGATACGGGGGCTGATGACGATTGCGCCGATTGTTGAGCATCCCGATCTGGCGCGGCCCTACTTCGCAACCTTACGTGAGCTACGTGATGATCTGGTCCGTCGCTATCCTCAGACCAACTGGCGCGAGCTTTCGATGGGTATGAGTGACGATCTCACGGCGGCGATTGCCGAAGGGGCAACGATGGTGCGGATCGGCAGAGCAATCTTCGGTGAGCGAACAGGTAAGATGGTATGA